One stretch of Bacteroidota bacterium DNA includes these proteins:
- a CDS encoding PorV/PorQ family protein, translating into MKKLITIFILSAMTLIVTQAQQIKTGLPFLKLSADARSSAMGEAFTSITNDHSSYYYNPASIRFSNLRQLMISHRQGFSETTTDYIGATIPGETFTFGLSAYTTSVNDIEVRLRPGEAEGTFGARNGAIGVGAAISLSDEMTVGLTGKLLYEKIYTDEASGYGIDAGFFYKAFDNVNIGVSLLNFGSMSVLRSERSVLPTTIRLGASYSTLFTPDFSLLFAGDAVKTLDDEITHLHFGTEAVYDSMFMIRAGYQTGYEVKSFTGGVGIAYGIIRFDYAFVPMKNAFSPNHTFSLTFLL; encoded by the coding sequence ATGAAGAAGCTGATAACGATATTTATTTTGTCCGCAATGACCTTAATAGTAACTCAAGCTCAGCAGATCAAAACGGGTTTACCATTTCTTAAATTAAGTGCGGATGCTCGTTCTTCTGCTATGGGTGAAGCGTTTACTTCTATCACCAACGACCACTCCTCGTATTATTACAATCCTGCTTCGATTCGTTTCTCAAATCTCAGGCAATTGATGATTAGCCATCGACAGGGATTTTCAGAAACGACTACGGATTATATCGGTGCGACAATTCCCGGAGAGACCTTTACGTTTGGACTTTCAGCGTATACGACTTCGGTAAATGATATTGAAGTCCGTCTTCGTCCCGGTGAAGCAGAAGGCACATTTGGTGCACGAAATGGTGCTATTGGGGTTGGAGCTGCGATTTCATTGTCAGATGAAATGACTGTGGGACTTACAGGAAAATTATTATATGAAAAAATCTATACAGACGAAGCAAGCGGATATGGAATCGATGCCGGTTTTTTTTACAAAGCATTTGATAATGTCAATATTGGCGTAAGTCTTCTGAATTTTGGTTCTATGTCGGTATTACGATCTGAACGTTCGGTCTTACCTACTACCATACGATTGGGTGCATCGTACAGCACTCTCTTCACTCCAGATTTTTCATTACTCTTTGCCGGTGATGCCGTAAAAACATTGGATGATGAAATAACTCACCTCCATTTCGGAACTGAAGCAGTGTATGATTCAATGTTTATGATTCGGGCCGGATATCAAACCGGTTATGAAGTTAAATCCTTTACCGGTGGTGTTGGCATAGCGTACGGCATTATTCGTTTTGATTATGCATTTGTTCCGATGAAAAATGCATTTTCACCTAACCATACATTTTCGCTGACTTTTCTACTGTAA
- a CDS encoding glycosyltransferase family 4 protein, whose protein sequence is MTEILSPGFFTILKFLRKLPKTDITFSWFASVYASILVLLTKVFHKKSIIVLGGVDVAKLPELQYGIWNSRFKSIIVGYGIRNADIILAVDESLKRDAIRLAQYKGTNIHVVPTGYNSTQWTSGKKKEKYILTVAQCVNLTRMQIKGIPFLLNVAAACPEQTFILIGLSKHIAQQLTIPTNLHYIESIPQNELLDYYQKAPVYFQPSMREGLPNSLCEAMLCECYPVGTNVGGIPTAIGTTGSIIEYGNIAEAVSAIHDGLKNVNNSKSRERIATLFTKTRREEQLISHITSLLNAK, encoded by the coding sequence ATGACCGAGATACTGTCACCAGGATTCTTTACGATTCTAAAATTTCTTCGTAAACTACCAAAAACGGATATAACCTTTTCTTGGTTTGCTTCAGTCTACGCTTCAATTCTTGTCTTGCTCACAAAAGTTTTTCACAAGAAATCAATCATTGTACTGGGGGGCGTGGATGTAGCAAAATTACCGGAGTTACAATATGGTATATGGAACAGCCGATTTAAATCAATCATCGTTGGATACGGAATTAGAAATGCTGATATCATTCTGGCCGTTGATGAATCCTTAAAACGTGATGCAATTCGACTCGCACAATATAAAGGAACAAATATTCATGTAGTCCCGACAGGGTATAATTCTACACAATGGACTTCGGGAAAGAAAAAAGAAAAATATATTTTGACTGTCGCTCAATGTGTCAATCTTACGAGAATGCAGATCAAAGGAATACCATTTTTATTAAATGTTGCTGCGGCATGTCCGGAACAAACTTTTATCCTGATCGGTTTGAGTAAACATATTGCGCAACAATTGACAATCCCAACAAACCTGCATTACATTGAATCAATTCCCCAAAATGAGCTTTTGGACTATTATCAAAAAGCGCCGGTCTATTTTCAGCCGTCAATGCGGGAAGGGCTGCCAAATTCTTTATGCGAAGCGATGTTGTGTGAATGTTATCCCGTTGGGACAAATGTCGGAGGCATTCCGACGGCAATTGGTACCACCGGATCGATCATTGAATACGGGAATATTGCTGAAGCTGTCAGCGCTATTCATGATGGATTAAAGAATGTAAACAATTCTAAATCCAGAGAAAGAATTGCCACACTTTTTACTAAGACCCGAAGAGAAGAACAATTAATCTCTCATATTACATCACTGCTCAATGCGAAATAG
- a CDS encoding polysaccharide deacetylase family protein: MRNSPVILQAGLTEYEPAWEFLFRQIGIPWKVISQHNYSANDFSVIIVNSELGTDLQSNIQDFVHRGGSALFTTKAKNEIQSRRPTLSYITSIPPTSNPYYEYFDILDLYSSVTYFGNGDFVEIEQSGGGWKAFLGIDIEIVLNNDSKRKNFFRQTGRMPNEVVAKRNKNGIRQVIFSLLKTLHRFQEIPLVHQWYFPGSEPTIFTFRIDSDKGSQEQVEQIYRISNENNIPTTWFLDVKSHESWLPYFHKFTQQEIGLHCYEHALYRTSTLNQENFQKGLSLLQKHKIRPVGITAPTGEWNEAYAEAIEKLGFHYSSEFAYDYDNLPSFPFINNKFFSLSQMPIHPICIGTMLRARMSDDDMVTYFKSIIDSNVILNEPICFYHHPTHQHNGVFEEVFRYINERNIAKLSYAQYAAWWKLRTSQLGLFRFVNGVIEPLSESTDVHFRIIRSDKSESIITLNENIHLNDIPFKQTRREIVPNDRLMQSRKFDPKHLLQNALDWWIKTTE, from the coding sequence ATGCGAAATAGTCCGGTCATATTGCAAGCAGGATTAACAGAGTACGAACCTGCGTGGGAATTTTTGTTTCGTCAGATCGGAATTCCGTGGAAAGTCATTTCTCAACACAATTATTCAGCAAACGATTTTTCAGTCATTATCGTCAATTCCGAACTTGGGACTGATTTACAAAGTAACATTCAAGATTTCGTTCATCGTGGCGGATCGGCACTATTTACAACGAAAGCAAAGAACGAAATACAAAGCAGAAGACCTACTCTATCGTACATAACCTCTATTCCTCCGACATCAAATCCTTATTATGAATATTTCGACATTCTTGATCTTTATTCTTCCGTTACGTACTTCGGCAATGGTGATTTCGTTGAGATTGAACAATCCGGAGGAGGATGGAAAGCATTTCTTGGAATTGATATTGAAATTGTTTTGAACAACGACTCAAAGCGAAAAAATTTTTTCCGACAAACTGGAAGAATGCCTAACGAAGTTGTTGCGAAACGAAATAAAAATGGAATTCGGCAGGTGATTTTTTCGTTACTTAAAACTCTCCATCGTTTTCAAGAAATTCCATTGGTGCATCAATGGTATTTCCCCGGTTCCGAACCAACCATTTTTACATTCAGGATTGATTCGGACAAGGGTTCTCAAGAACAAGTGGAGCAAATCTACCGAATAAGCAATGAAAACAATATCCCGACCACATGGTTTTTGGATGTAAAAAGTCACGAATCATGGCTCCCCTATTTTCATAAATTTACGCAGCAGGAAATCGGTCTTCACTGTTACGAACATGCCTTGTATCGAACATCAACACTTAATCAAGAGAATTTTCAAAAGGGGCTTTCTCTTCTTCAGAAACACAAAATTCGGCCAGTTGGAATCACGGCTCCCACTGGAGAGTGGAATGAGGCATACGCAGAAGCGATTGAAAAACTCGGTTTCCACTATTCTTCAGAATTCGCGTATGATTATGATAATCTTCCTTCATTTCCGTTCATTAATAATAAATTCTTTTCACTCTCTCAAATGCCGATTCATCCCATCTGCATTGGAACAATGCTTCGTGCACGGATGAGTGATGATGATATGGTTACATATTTTAAATCGATTATTGATTCCAACGTGATATTGAATGAACCAATTTGTTTCTATCACCATCCAACGCATCAACACAACGGAGTCTTTGAAGAAGTTTTTCGTTATATTAACGAGCGAAACATCGCAAAATTATCGTACGCACAATATGCGGCATGGTGGAAACTTCGGACATCGCAACTCGGTCTGTTTCGTTTTGTAAACGGAGTGATTGAACCTTTAAGCGAAAGTACTGATGTACACTTTCGCATCATACGATCAGATAAGAGCGAATCTATTATTACCTTAAACGAAAACATTCATTTGAACGATATACCGTTCAAACAAACTAGAAGAGAAATTGTGCCGAATGATCGTCTGATGCAATCACGCAAATTCGATCCAAAACACCTACTGCAAAATGCCCTTGATTGGTGGATAAAAACAACAGAATGA